A window from Armatimonadia bacterium encodes these proteins:
- the prmA gene encoding 50S ribosomal protein L11 methyltransferase — protein sequence MEWVRFSVKCPSAAVEAVVGIMLEVTGAGPSVEDCGALKLVRSYVAVGPEAEENHRTLVSRMMDIPAYLGGNSPIVVERDIVRDENWAQAWKEFYHPLRIGRRLVIKPSWEPWPPVEDPEAARPDDVVIELDPQMAFGTGTHPTTQLCLVALEDLVTPGARILDVGCGSGILSLSAVLLGAASAVAVDVDPVAVETAGVNAAKSGVGESVEVRRGDITVVPEQGFDLVVANINAPIVCQIASEVWRRLRPGGYFIASGIIETLMDSPLTAIKDAGFHVPDIRRQEDWVAILGRRPD from the coding sequence TTGGAGTGGGTTAGGTTTTCCGTGAAATGCCCCTCAGCCGCCGTCGAGGCCGTTGTGGGGATCATGCTGGAGGTCACCGGTGCAGGACCCAGCGTGGAGGACTGCGGAGCCCTCAAGCTCGTGCGGTCCTACGTTGCGGTGGGTCCAGAGGCGGAGGAGAATCACCGCACGCTGGTGTCCCGGATGATGGACATCCCGGCGTATCTCGGGGGCAACTCCCCCATCGTCGTCGAGCGGGACATCGTGCGGGATGAGAACTGGGCGCAGGCCTGGAAGGAGTTCTACCATCCCCTGCGGATCGGTCGACGTCTGGTCATCAAGCCCTCCTGGGAGCCCTGGCCACCGGTTGAGGATCCCGAGGCTGCCCGGCCCGATGACGTGGTGATCGAGCTTGACCCGCAGATGGCCTTCGGCACCGGCACCCATCCAACTACACAGCTCTGCCTCGTCGCGCTGGAGGACCTCGTCACGCCCGGCGCCAGGATTCTCGATGTTGGCTGCGGCTCGGGGATTCTGTCGCTGAGCGCGGTACTGCTCGGAGCGGCGAGTGCTGTGGCAGTGGATGTCGATCCGGTGGCAGTGGAGACCGCCGGAGTCAACGCGGCCAAGAGCGGGGTTGGCGAGTCGGTGGAGGTTCGGCGGGGCGACATCACGGTTGTGCCCGAGCAAGGCTTCGACCTTGTCGTCGCGAACATCAATGCGCCCATCGTCTGCCAGATCGCCTCGGAGGTCTGGCGTCGCCTTCGCCCGGGTGGCTACTTCATCGCCTCCGGGATCATCGAGACCCTGATGGACAGCCCCCTAACGGCGATCAAGGACGCCGGCTTCCATGTTCCGGACATCCGTCGGCAGGAGGACTGGGTCGCCATCCTTGGGCGTCGGCCTGACTGA
- a CDS encoding acetylxylan esterase yields MTSPALPAGILLVLVFAPLSHALASAPEILCPTPTQPKDQAGGDQQDRLFDEYWRAQLGRLSQTPPNWSIWAGRELVFKGADGLERRAVLQIPAKMRSLAVYVTDGSSRDPVRAPSGQGVVIFPWRADVPQVSASLTAREHPLTRAISDTCRLVEVLVGMNDLPVSRVGLIGEGYGAVVALATAALRPELISYVVAHQPICPAEAVQRVLPADTPAAAEAALTASRHTRRLKAASFAARVETPVLITAGTLDECAPEVSIQAMYESLKGPREYWRLPGARHCTLQQVPDWLGRWMQWAAKSRSPV; encoded by the coding sequence ATGACAAGCCCTGCTCTTCCGGCCGGAATCCTGTTGGTACTGGTGTTCGCTCCTCTCAGCCACGCCCTGGCCTCTGCGCCAGAGATACTCTGCCCGACACCGACGCAGCCGAAGGACCAGGCAGGAGGGGACCAGCAAGACCGGCTGTTTGACGAATACTGGCGCGCGCAGTTGGGGCGTCTGTCGCAGACGCCCCCCAACTGGTCTATCTGGGCAGGTCGCGAGTTAGTGTTCAAAGGTGCAGACGGCCTGGAGCGACGTGCCGTCCTGCAGATCCCGGCCAAGATGCGTTCGCTGGCCGTCTATGTGACCGACGGTTCCTCCCGTGATCCGGTCCGTGCCCCTTCCGGCCAGGGCGTTGTGATCTTCCCCTGGCGAGCCGACGTGCCGCAGGTTTCCGCCTCCCTAACTGCCCGAGAGCACCCTCTGACGCGGGCGATCTCGGACACCTGTCGGCTGGTGGAGGTCCTTGTGGGGATGAACGACCTGCCCGTATCCAGGGTTGGGCTGATCGGCGAGGGCTACGGAGCTGTAGTTGCACTGGCTACCGCCGCCTTGCGACCTGAGCTCATCTCCTACGTGGTCGCCCATCAGCCGATCTGCCCCGCCGAGGCTGTCCAGAGAGTGCTTCCCGCGGATACCCCTGCAGCCGCGGAGGCCGCTCTGACCGCCTCCCGTCACACAAGGCGCCTGAAGGCTGCGAGCTTCGCGGCTCGCGTAGAGACGCCTGTCCTCATCACCGCCGGGACCCTTGATGAGTGCGCACCCGAGGTGAGCATACAGGCCATGTATGAGAGCCTCAAGGGGCCGCGCGAGTACTGGCGACTGCCTGGCGCGAGGCACTGCACCTTGCAGCAAGTTCCTGACTGGCTGGGGCGCTGGATGCAGTGGGCTGCGAAGTCTCGCTCTCCAGTCTAG